From a single Fusarium fujikuroi IMI 58289 draft genome, chromosome FFUJ_chr03 genomic region:
- a CDS encoding probable EB1-like protein, which yields MGESRQELVAWLNSLLQLNITKVEQCGTGAALCQVFDSIYMDVPMSKVKFNVNSEYLYIQNFKVLQNTFTKHQIDKPIPVSALIKCKMQDNLEFLQWTKRFWDLNFPDHEYDAVARRKGGSMPPAAAAPRPAASTGAARRVGSGTPSGGPRVAKAAGPATAALQQENATLKETVTGLERERDFYFSKLRDIELLVQQAVDEDPELEKQEDGLVKQIQTILYSTEEGFEIPAEGEGLDDQETF from the exons ATGGGCGAGtcgag ACAAGAGCTTGTTGCATGGCTCAACAGCCTGCTTCAGCTTAACATCACCAAGGTTGAGCAGTGCGGTACTGG TGCTGCCCTTTGCCAGGTTTTTGACAGTATCTACATGGACGTCCCCATGTCCAAGGTCAAGTTCAATGTGAACTCTGAATACTTGTATATTCAAAATTTCAAGGTCTTGCAAA ACACCTTTACCAAGCACCAAATTGACAAGCCTATTCCTGTCTCCGCACTTATCAAGTGCAAGATGCAGGACAACCTCGAGTTCCTCCAGTGGACAAAGCGATTTTGGGATCTTAACTTCCCCGACCACGAGTACGATGCCGTTGCCCGCCGAAAAGGTGGCTCAATGCCTCCCGCTGCCGCCGCACCCCGACCTGCTGCTAGCACTGGCGCCGCTCGCCGCGTGGGTAGCGGTACTCCAAGTGGTGGACCCCGAGTTGCAAAGGCCGCTGGACCCGCTACCGCAGCTCTTCAGCAAGAAAACGCCACATTGAAGGAGACCGTCACAGGCCTGGAGAGGGAACGAGACTTCTACTTCAGCAAGTTGCGGGATATTGAGCTACTTGTCCAACAGGCTGTTGACGAGGACCCGGAGCTGGAGAAGCAAGAGGATGGCCTCGTAAAGCAGATCCAAACTATTCTTTACTCAACAGAGGAAGGATTCGAAATTCCTGCTGAGGGCGAGGGTCTCGATGACCAAGAGACCTTTTAG
- a CDS encoding probable actin cytoskeleton organization and biogenesis, whose translation MGYGSNRAASPGDGERGYRRKRLAAMAGNLYRSGQAAVSEIKESYAQTRAGPAASGHENHGRIHIPGAFPDVAITVKGDCQMVLFPSYAKQHTKRDWGEMAMHDSDAPHGSIRDEGFWRNEWERNEDERAIIDVDVRGWIYTPHSGPMTRRNRVLIGLARQLSGIPAPRADQTYNPETGLPRTHHQIHEEQKEQEKINSEARRIERVGQREKQVAYQGGFSEKTPDNDDPLTDSFYYPSRQGNQSPDSAPSSPTMPAKTMTSNTTASEMSDSDLILANANLMARIAPFMTNPSVALPVTFFFYNSEKSQSKTVMTNDAGHFVIRAALDFIPTHVRVLADEDLSAIQEIKVIEPYGVSLISDIDDTVKKSNISAGAKEIFRNTFIRDLGELSVEGVKEWYNRMADMGVSIHYCSNSPWQLFPVLASFFKMHGLPPGSLHLKQYSGMLQGIFEPVAERKRSTLTRLLRDFPERMFILVGDSGEADLEVYTELALANPGRILAVFIRDVTTPEETAFFNSNSGYDFGRPKTPATSSNASRNVSRNPSYQNLGPGGYRGESKPPPGPTMGTLIDFSDEPGEAKIDRNAALSQVRNASANAHSKSASTTDLLGGRKPPPPRPAKPVALRSAKSITELNKGLSRQNSDEIPPPPPPRRPAVQVREPSVPHPLKQIHNSSQQSSGSSNGGFKIPARSNSGDRPPPPPPRRRGTPSSITESNQNPRLPPRPTQNMANLDVDYDPLPPPSSNPPPSFGSGRSTYQSDGGNTSTPGSPTLGPQAVNKKLELWRRRLARAHEQLDGLGVALYTWRRGNDVIAEAEGIVKRALSDMERKRRMR comes from the coding sequence ATGGGATATGGCTCAAACCGGGCTGCGAGCCCTGGGGATGGCGAGAGGGGATATAGGAGGAAGCGCTTGGCAGCTATGGCAGGGAATTTGTACAGAAGCGGCCAAGCCGCAGTGTCCGAGATAAAGGAATCATATGCCCAGACCAGGGCAGGACCTGCAGCCTCAGGACATGAGAACCACGGACGGATACACATCCCCGGCGCATTTCCAGATGTTGCGATCACAGTGAAAGGCGACTGCCAAATGGTACTGTTTCCGTCGTATGCGAAACAGCACACCAAGCGTGATTGGGGCGAGATGGCGATGCACGACTCGGATGCGCCACATGGAAGCATCAGAGATGAAGGCTTTTGGCGAAATGAATGGGAACGGAACGAAGATGAAAGAGCCAttattgatgttgatgtccgAGGCTGGATCTATACGCCTCACAGCGGTCCCATGACAAGGAGAAACAGAGTTCTCATCGGTTTGGCGCGGCAGCTCAGTGGTATCCCTGCGCCCAGAGCAGACCAAACATACAATCCAGAGACCGGGCTTCCACGTACGCATCATCAAATACACGAGGAGCAAAAAgagcaggagaagatcaACTCTGAAGCTCGGCGCATTGAAAGAGTAGGACAGCGAGAGAAGCAGGTTGCATACCAGGGAGGCTTCAGTGAGAAGACGCCTGACAACGATGACCCTCTTACGGACAGCTTTTACTATCCTTCTCGCCAGGGCAACCAATCTCCTGATTCTGCGCCTTCCAGTCCAACGATGCCAGCCAAAACTATGACATCGAATACCACTGCCAGCGAGATGAGCGACAGTGATCTCATTTTGGCTAATGCCAATCTCATGGCTCGAATTGCTCCTTTCATGACAAATCCCTCTGTTGCTCTACCAgtcactttcttcttctacaaCAGCGAGAAGTCTCAATCAAAGACCGTCATGACCAACGATGCGGGTCATTTCGTCATTCGTGCTGCTCTCGACTTTATCCCAACTCATGTTAGAGTTCTGGCGGATGAGGATCTGTCAGCTATCCAAGAGATCAAAGTCATTGAGCCATACGGAGTCAGTCTTATCAGCGACATTGACGATACAGTCAAGAAGTCCAATATTTCTGCGGGTGCCAAGGAGATCTTCCGCAACACCTTCATCCGAGATCTAGGTGAGCTCTCTGTCGAAGGTGTTAAAGAGTGGTACAATCGCATGGCCGACATGGGTGTGAGCATTCATTACTGCTCAAACAGTCCGTGGCAGCTTTTCCCAGTCCTAGCCAgtttcttcaagatgcacGGCCTGCCACCAGGATCGCTTCATCTAAAGCAATACAGCGGCATGTTGCAGGGTATCTTTGAGCCAGTGGCAGAAAGAAAGCGATCTACACTTACTCGCCTACTACGAGATTTCCCTGAAAGGATGTTCATTCTTGTGGGAGACAGCGGAGAAGCTGACTTGGAGGTTTACACGGAGCTTGCCCTTGCGAACCCAGGACGGATCCTCGCGGTCTTCATTCGAGATGTCACAACACCAGAGGAGACAGCATtcttcaactccaactcaGGGTATGACTTTGGTCGACCAAAGACCCCAGCTACTTCCAGCAACGCTTCAAGAAATGTTTCAAGAAACCCTTCATACCAGAACCTGGGGCCTGGCGGATATCGGGGAGAAAGCAAACCTCCCCCAGGCCCGACTATGGGAACTCTGATCGACTTCTCAGACGAGCCAGGGGAGGCCAAGATCGATCGCAATGCGGCTCTCTCTCAGGTTCGAAATGCCAGTGCCAATGCCCACTCCAAGAGTGCCAGTACGACTGATCTACTTGGTGGACGTAAGCCACCTCCGCCCAGACCGGCAAAACCGGTTGCGTTGAGGAGTGCCAAGTCGATCACCGAGTTGAACAAGGGTCTCAGCAGGCAGAATTCTGATGAGATacctccgccgccgccgcctaGAAGACCAGCGGTGCAGGTCAGAGAACCATCAGTGCCTCATCCTCTGAAACAGATTCACAACTCCTCGCAGCAGAGCTCAGGCAGCAGCAATGGTGGTTTCAAAATCCCAGCTCGCTCTAATTCTGGAGAtcgtcctcctccacctccgcCACGACGACGTGGTACACCCTCAAGCATCACCGAGTCGAACCAAAATCCACGTCTTCCACCACGACCGACTCAGAATATGGCCAATCTAGACGTAGACTACGATCCGCTCCCGCCACCGTCATCAAATCCCCCTCCGTCATTTGGTTCAGGAAGATCGACTTATCAGTCAGACGGCGGCAacacatcaacaccaggCTCACCAACGCTGGGTCCACAAGCAGTAAACAAGAAATTAGAAttatggaggaggagattaGCACGAGCACACGAACAGCTGGACGGGCTAGGTGTGGCCCTATATACATGGCGACGAGGAAACGATGTCATTGCAGAAGCAGAGGGAATAGTCAAACGAGCCCTCTCAGAtatggagaggaagagaaggatgagataA
- a CDS encoding probable ATP-dependent RNA helicase — MTPSQKRKPAQDDFIFTIDDNDDIPVEEEEVTAEPPKKKAKTSKKPKKSKRAASPEDDEEENGVEGIWGFNDDDDGAMDSEFEFGAEEAADLGTVEFEGWGFDGAKKSMAIDKKGVDLDEIIRRRREKKLGKSDHEETADAEQNEAMDVDLDDDDDEVLADDAFGMNVASDVEESGDEKDEDDEDESGAEDKDEDEDEEDDDAASDNDSVATPTGHPDDDASDDSDVEEDAEEEAKRKAFFAPEEEEAPGKKSASSFQAMSLSRPILRGLATVGFSKPTPIQAKSIPIALMGKDLVGGAVTGSGKTGAFIVPILERLLYRPKKIPTTRVVVLTPTRELAIQCHAVATKLAAFTDIKFTLAVGGLSLKAQEVELKLRPDVIIATPGRFIDHMRNSASFNVDTVEIMVLDEADRMLEDGFADELNEILTTLPKSRQTMLFSATMTSTVDRLIKVGLNKPARVMVDSQKKTVTTLVQEFVRLRPGREEKRMGYLAHVCKNLYKERVIIFFRQKKEAHRARIIFGLLGLSCAELHGSMNQTQRISSVEDFRDGKVAYLLATDLASRGLDIKGVDTVINYEAPQSLEIYVHRVGRTARAGRKGTALTLASENDRKVVKAAVKAGKAQGAKIVSRQIEAAEVDTLQAQIDEMDDEIEEIMQEEKEEKQLAHVEMQVKKGENLIQHEAEIKGRPRRTWFESEHDKKQSKQAGKDELNGMREAMKKKTGKLSNKDKKRLDNKQLRAEGGGEWRKGKSSEADMKARHKEQAKSRAKGRATKEGGKDAAPSKPKGKGRVGGKRR, encoded by the exons ATGACGCCCTCACAGAAGCGAAAACCCGCACAAGACGACTTCATATTTACAATTGACGACAATGACGATATTcctgtcgaggaggaggaagtgaCCGCGGAAcctcccaagaagaaggccaagaccagcaaaaagccaaagaagtcAAAGCGTGCAGCCAGtcctgaagatgacgaggaggaaaaTGGTGTAGAGGGCATCTGGGGattcaatgatgatgacgatggtgcCATGGACTCCGAATTCGAGTTTGGCGCTGAGGAAGCTGCCGACCTTGGTACAGTAGAATTCGAGGGATGGGGCTTCGATGGTGCGAAGAAGAGTATGGCTATTGACAAGAAGGGTGTTGATCTGGATGAGATTATTCGAAGGCGTCGCGAAAAGAAGCTTGGAAAATCTGACCACGAAGAAACTGCCGATGCCGAACAGAACGAGGCTATGGATGTTGATctggacgacgatgatgacgaggttCTTGCAGACGACGCATTCGGTATGAACGTTGCttctgatgttgaagaatcTGGCGACGAaaaggacgaggatgatgaggatgaatcTGGAGCTGaagacaaggatgaggatgaggacgaggaagatgatgatgctgcatCAGACAACGACTCTGTCGCTACTCCCACAGGGCACCCAGATGACGATGCTTCCGACGATAGCGACGTTGAGGAGGAcgccgaggaggaagcaAAGCGAAAGGCTTTCTTCGCCccggaggaagaggaggcacCTGGCAAGAAGAGTGCCTCATCTTTCCAGGCCATGTCTCTGTCACGTCCAATTCTCCGTGGTCTTGCTACAGTAGGATTCTCCAAGCCTACGCCCATTCAGGCGAAGTCAATTCCTATTGCGCTTATGGGCAAGGATCTTGTCGGTGGTGCTGTCACTGGTTCCGGAAAGACTGGTGCCTTTATCGTTCCTATTCTGGAGCGTTTGCTATACCGACCCAAGAAGATTCCCACCACCCGCGTCGTTGTTCTGACTCCTACTCGTGAATTGGCCATCCAATGTCACGCTGTCGCCACAAAACTTGCTGCCTTTACTGATATCAAGTTTACCCTTGCTGTCGGTGGTCTGAGTCTCAAGGCCCAGGAGGTTGAGCTGAAGTTGCGCCCAGATGTTATTATTGCTACCCCTGGTCGTTTCATTGATCACATGCGAAACTCTGCCAGCTTCAACGTTGACACTGTTGAGATCATGgtccttgatgaagctgatcGTATGCTTGAGGACGGTTTCGCCGACGAACTTAACGAAATTCTCACAACACTCCCCAAGTCACGACAAACTATGCTCTTCTCCGCTACCATGACATCCACTGTCGACcgtctcatcaaggtcggCCTTAATAAACCTGCCAGGGTTATGGTGGATTCTCAGAAGAAGACTGTTACTACACTGGTGCAAGAATTCGTTCGCCTGCGCCCTGGCCGAGAGGAGAAGCGAATGGGTTACCTGGCACATGTCTGCAAGAACCTCTACAAGGAGCGAGTTATTATCTTTTTCCGACAAAAGAAGGAAGCTCATCGAGCTCGAATTATCTTTGGTTTACTTGGTCTCTCATGTGCTGAGCTTCACGGTAGCATGAACCAAACACAG CGTATCTCAAGTGTTGAGGACTTCCGTGATGGCAAGGTGGCGTATTTATTAGCCACCGACCTTGCTTCCCGTGGTCTTGATATCAAGGGCGTCGATACCGTCATCAACTACGAAGCGCCTCAATCACTCGAAATCTACGTCCACAGAGTTGGTCGAACAGCTCGTGCTGGTCGCAAGGGTACTGCCTTGACATTAGCTTCTGAGAACGACCGCAAGGTCGTCAAGGCTGCAGTGAAGGCCGGCAAGGCCCAGGGCGCCAAGATTGTCAGTCGGCAGATTGAGGCTGCCGAGGTCGATACTCTTCAGGCACAGATCGacgagatggatgatgaaatcGAGGAGATCAtgcaagaagagaaggaagagaagcagcttgCCCATGTCGAGATGCAAGTCAAGAAGGGTGAGAACCTCATCCAGCATGAGGCTGAGATCAAGGGACGACCTAGGCGAACGTGGTTCGAGTCTGAACACGACAAGAAGCAGTCCAAGCAAGCCGGCAAAGATGAGCTCAACGGCATGAgagaggcgatgaagaagaagacgggcAAACTAAGCAACAAGGATAAGAAGCGCCTTGACAACAAGCAACTACGTGCCGAGGGTGGCGGAGAGTGGAGGAAGGGCAAGTCGTCAGAGGCTGATATGAAGGCCCGACATAAGGAACAGGCCAAATCAAGGGCCAAGGGCCGGGCGACTAAGGAGGGAGGCAAGGATGCCGCCCCTAGTAAACCCAAGGGAAAGGGAAGAGTCGGTGGTAAGAGGAGATGA
- a CDS encoding related to syntaxin encodes MAPTEIAIPSTSVSDEGSKKPYTLYNITLRLPLRSFVVQKRYSDFDALHQALTQQVGAPPPEPLPAKHWLKSTVNSVELTRDRQAGLEKYLRAIAESPDRRWRDTSAWRAFLNLPSSSTTNSAISAGGMIKSAVAGAADPGTWLDIHRDLKQNLHEARQCLSRRDAAVDNGNSTAAAEAGAAAKRVLVRSGTLIATLADGLRKIQESKRLGEGELRRRRDLVSQARMEREGLDKLSNSMPNSTSASGRGGLSQGQASATDKAGLLKGGRPAGRVLGAPLPETDKTRELGNEGVLQLQKEEMQNQDLAVEQLTAVIRRQREMGERIHEEVEDQIRLLDELDQDTDRTGAKLKVANNRIKKM; translated from the coding sequence ATGGCACCGACAGAAATCGCCATTCCTTCGACCAGCGTTTCCGACGAAGGCTCCAAGAAACCTTACACACTCTACAATATCACGCTTCGCCTCCCACTGCGATCTTTTGTCGTCCAAAAGCGATACTCAGACTTCGATGCCCTCCACCAGGCTCTGACGCAACAAGTTGGCGCTCCGCCACCAGAACCTCTACCAGCGAAACACTGGTTGAAGTCGACTGTCAACTCAGTCGAACTGACCCGAGACCGCCAGGCAGGACTCGAGAAATATCTACGAGCGATTGCAGAATCACCTGATCGACGATGGCGTGACACATCAGCTTGGAGAGCCTTTTTGAACCTGCCGAGCTCGAGCACGACCAACTCGGCGATATCAGCGGGCGGCATGATTAAGAGTGCCGTCGCTGGTGCTGCTGATCCGGGAACATGGCTGGATATTCACCGAGACCTGAAGCAGAATCTTCACGAGGCTAGACAATGTCTGTCGCGGCGAGACGCTGCTGTTGATAATGGCAATTCAACGGCCGCCGCGGAGGCGGGCGCAGCGGCCAAAAGGGTTCTCGTCCGCAGTGGAACGCTGATCGCAACACTTGCGGATGGACTACGAAAGATACAAGAATCGAAACGACTGGGCGAAGGAGAGCTGCGGCGTCGCCGGGATCTGGTTTCCCAAGCCCGCATGGAACGCGAGGGCTTAGATAAGCTTTCCAACAGCATGCCCAATTCCACATCAGCTTCAGGAAGAGGCGGCTTGAGTCAAGGTCAGGCCTCGGCAACTGACAAAGCTGGGCTGCTGAAGGGAGGCCGTCCTGCAGGTCGTGTTCTGGGTGCTCCTTTGCCAGAGACTGATAAGACACGAGAATTGGGCAACGAAGGAGTACTGCAGCTACAAAAGGAGGAGATGCAAAACCAAGATCTTGCCGTTGAACAGCTCACTGCAGTCATTCGACGACAAAGAGAGATGGGCGAGCGGATCcatgaagaggttgaagatcaGATTCGTCTGCTGGATGAACTGGACCAGGACACTGATCGCACAGGGGCTAAACTGAAGGTCGCGAACAACCGTATCAAGAAGATGTGA
- a CDS encoding probable 2-isopropylmalalate synthase — translation MTMLKEPWKKYKPFKAPKLPNRTWPDKTIEKAPRWLSSCLRDGNQSLPDPMNGEEKWRYFKMLCDLGYKEIEVSFPSASQTDFDFTQRLIQTPGAVPDDVFLQVLSPCRPDLIRRTVESVRGAKNAIIHIYLATSACFRQVVFGYTEEQTLELAVECTKLVRSLTKDNPEASGTNWQFEFSPECFSDTDPDYAVRVCQAVKAAWGPDATKGDQIILNLPATVELATPNIYADLIEYFCNNIGDRQDVCISLHPHNDRGCSIAAAELAQMAGADRVEGCLFGNGERTGNVDLVTLALNLYTQGVSPNIDFSDLNSVIDMVESCTKIPVHQRAPYGGSLVCAAFSGSHQDAIKKGFQDRKAKGLGHEDPWNGMPYLPLDPRDIGRNYEAIIRVNSQSGKGGSAFIVHTKLQLDLPRGLQVAFSKVVQKKSEEVGRELLANEITSLFENTYFLNNNPHFSLVDYSITPDRSRSPAPAAHGRTQDTKDFIRIFEGVLLVNGKELKLRGRGNGPISSMVSALKELNIEFDVNDYKEHAIGEGRGVKAASYIECKPVGSKQSVWGVGIHEDVVQSSLIALLSAASNFVTSRPASPTQKPTDAPAPQETPSVVSILEEKANGM, via the exons ATGACTAT GCTCAAGGAACCGTGGAAGAAATACAAGCCGTTCAAG GCTCCTAAACTGCCAAATCGAACATGGCCCGACAAGACCATCGAGAAGGCCCCTCGCTGGCTTTC AAGCTGTCTGCGCGATGGCAACCAGAGTCTGCCCGATCCCATG AACGGCGAGGAGAAGTGGCGATACTTCAAGATGCTCTGCGATCTAGGCTACAAGGAGATTGAAGTCTCTTTCCCCTCTGCCTCCCAAACCGACTTCGACTTCACCCAGCGCCTGATCCAGACCCCAGGAGCTGTCCCCGACGATGTATTCCTACAAGTCCTGTCCCCCTGCCGACCCGACCTCATTCGCAGAACCGTCGAGTCTGTCCGCGGTGCTAAGAACGCCATCATTCACATCTACCTTGCTACAAGCGCATGCTTCCGTCAAGTAGTCTTTGGCTACACTGAGGAGCAGACCCTGGAGCTTGCTGTAGAGTGCACCAAGCTGGTCAGATCTCTGACAAAGGATAACCCTGAGGCCTCTGGCACCAACTGGCAATTCGAGTTCTCCCCCGAGTGCTTCTCAGACACAGACCCTGACTATGCCGTGAGAGTCTGccaggctgtcaaggctgcttGGGGACCTGACGCGACCAAGGGCGACCAGATCATCCTGAACCTCCCCGCCACAGTAGAACTGGCGACGCCCAACATCTACGCCGATCTGATCGAATACTTCTGCAACAACATTGGCGACAGACAGGATGTTTGTATCTCCCTGCATCCCCACAACGACCGTGGATGCagtattgctgctgctgagcttgcTCAAATGGCCGGCGCTGATCGAGTAGAGGGCTGTCTGTTTGGTAACGGCGAGCGAACCGGAAACGTCGATCTCGTCACTCTGGCCCTTAACCTGTACACACAAGGTGTCAGCCCTAACATTGACTTCTCCGACCTGAACTCAGTCATCGACATGGTTGAGTCTTGCACCAAGATCCCCGTCCACCAGCGTGCTCCTTATGGCGGCAGTCTGGTATGCGCTGCTTTCTCTGGTAGCCATCAAGATGCTATCAAGAAGGGTTTCCAGGAccgcaaggccaagggtCTGGGCCACGAGGACCCCTGGAACGGCATGCCCTACCTGCCACTGGACCCCCGAGATATCGGCCGCAACTACGAGGCCATCATCCGTGTCAACTCTCAGTCTGGAAAGGGAGGAAGCGCTTTCATTGTGCACACCAAGCTCCAGCTTGACCTTCCCCGCGGTCTCCAAGTCGCCTTTTCCAAGGTCGTCCAGAAGAAGAGTGAGGAGGTCGGACGCGAGCTGCTGGCAAATGAGATCACCTCTCTGTTTGAGAACACATActtcctcaacaacaaccctCATTTCAGCCTGGTGGACTACAGCATCACACCTGACCGATCGCGATCTCCTGCTCCCGCAGCACACGGCAGAACACAAGACACCAAGGATTTTATCCGTATCTTTGAGGGTGTCCTGCTGGTGAACGGCaaggagctgaagctgcgtGGCCGTGGTAACGGTCCCATTTCCAGCATGGTTTCAGCCCTCAAGGAGCTTAACATCGAGTTTGATGTCAATGACTACAAGGAGCACGCCATTGGCGAGGGACGCGGTGTCAAGGCTGCCTCATATATCGAGTGCAAGCCCGTTGGTAGCAAGCAGTCAGTATGGGGTGTTGGTATCCACGAGGATGTGGTACAGAGTTCTCTGATCGCTCTCCTGAGCGCAGCTAGCAAC TTCGTCACCAGCAGACCCGCCAGCCCTACTCAGAAGCCCACTGATGCTCCTGCTCCCCAAGAGACCCCTAGTGTGGTGTCTATTCTGGAGGAGAAGGCAAATGGCATGTAA